Proteins from one Pseudoliparis swirei isolate HS2019 ecotype Mariana Trench chromosome 22, NWPU_hadal_v1, whole genome shotgun sequence genomic window:
- the LOC130212690 gene encoding microtubule-associated protein futsch-like, giving the protein MVAGMLMPMRELRAIYEILFRDGVMVAKKDKRPQTMHPELEGVRNLQVIRAMVSLKSRGYVKETFVWRHFYWYLTNEGIVYLRDYLHLPPEIVPASLQRMKKPVATMAFGHRGAHVQSVDGPTSYVPKPGRRGEAESQESLTERHGYRHTTMGPGEKESSSDSTPRFRGRPLAAEPVRPKASWEVEDQPQPLLSSRGSSFRSEAAVVEESKVRRFSRQHPDGSSERSAATSQERRVSEVQKERPPTSVQVERAAWKQDAPQTSLSSVSSKTALPFTRASGGATSKNPAQPSSPKTNKEELTIADEQVSTKPGYVVTSISAITTLPDAEIKEEKTLKVAMDPMRPAEVKATAETANYKAKPQTVETMAAAAKNTATKPANKDVKEEKTKKVIVDPVKSSEVKASAKTATDDMKVQAVITKVSAQETSKLHAATSTSTTVITQLVTNEFKEEKTKETIVDPVKSSEVKASAKTATHYMKAQTVSTVSAVQETSKLSAATSTSTTVITQPANKDVKEEKTKKVIVDPVKSAEVKASAKTETDDMKAQPVITKASAQETSKLSAATSNSTTVFTQLVTKDANEERTKKIIVDPVKSSEVKATAKTATDDMKAQTVSTVPAAQETFKLLSAISTSTSATVITKPVNKDVKEKKTTKVIVDPVKSSEVKASAKTATDDMKAQTVIAKASAQETSKLSAATSTSTTVITQLVTKDVTEEKTKKVIIDSEVKVSAKTATDDMKAQTVIAKASAQETSKLSAATSTSTTVITQLVTKDVTEEKTKKVIIDSEVKVSAKTATDDMKAQTVIAKASAQETSKLSAATSTSTTVITKLVKKDANEERTKKTIVGPVKSSEVKASAKTTTDDMKAQTVIAKASAQETSKLSAATSTFTTVITQLVTKDVTEEKTKQVIVYPVKPAEVKATAQTATDDMKAHPGITVPAAQETSKFPAATPIPVITTHVKGEKPRRAKVNEEPVKPAEPKAPVEVKMDVERAKTTAQVTVNQESTKPQPSSTTSEAVKEISKVKETQETTKPQPSSTISEAVKEISKVKETQETTKPQPSSTTSEAVKEISKVKETQETTKPQPSSTSSEAVKEISKVKETKETTKPQPSSTTSEAVKEISKVKVTQETTKPQPSSTTSDAVKEISKVKETQESTKPQPSSTTSEAVKEISKVKETQETTKPQPSRTISEAVKEISKVKVTQETTKPQPSSTTSEAVKEISKVKVTQETTKPQPSSTLSEAVTEISKVKVTQETTKPQPSSTTSEAVKEISKVKETQETTKPQPSSTLSEAVKEISKVKETKETTKPQPSSSTSEAVKEISKVKVTQETTKPQPSSTTSEAVKEISKVKVTQETTKPQPSSTTSDAVKEISKVKETQETTKPQPSSTTSEAVKEISKVKVTQETTKPQPSSTLSEAVKEISKVKVTQETTKPQPSSTTSEAVKEISKVKVTQETTKPQPSSTLSEAVKEISKVKETKETTKPQPSSTTSEAVKEISKVKETQETTKPQPSSTTSEAVKEISKVKVTQETTKPQPSSTTSDAVKEISRVKETQETTKPQPSSTTSDAVKEISKVKETQETTKPQPSSTTSEAVKEISKVKVTQETTKPQPSSTLSEAVKEISKVKETQETTKPQPSSTLSEAVKEISKVKETQESTKPQPSITTSEAVKEISKVKETQETTKPQPSSTTSKAVKEISKVKVTQETTKPQPSSTLSEAVKEISKVKETQESTKPQPSITTSEAVKEISKVKETQETTKPQPSSTTSKAVKEISKVKVTQETTKPQPSSTTSEAVKEISKVKETQESTKPQPSSTTSEAVKEISKVKVTQETTKPQPSSTLSEAVKEISKVKETQESTKPQPSSTLSEAVKEISKVKVTQETTKPQPSSTTSETVKEISKVKVTQETTKPQPSSTTSEAVKEISKVKVTQETTKPQPSSTLSEAVKEISKVKETQEITKPQPSSTTSETVKEISKVKETQETTKPQPSSTTSETVKEISKVNVTQEPVGTKVTSLNLSSKPKTDEAPQKTTTKDEHTEPEEVLKVSVQGVTPPQLKNAAEESSKGKKKGRGKKPAQAAASDTVNTKPVFSASACPDITPSPKGTVKDGRVTTSEVPELSVSAEKTPERMCNVQQEAGQAAAAAAAAVVCEAPADKGEVEPPGLSAGKVKREVPKAKTSSTAREAPAVGGFASAARAEAEAEAAAAQTRAGPLGKRQEPPRVAQRSARQAAERSTEKSLSLVEASQQKGETKKKKEKDSAEDTPSATATPAAAAAKLDQLRLSDTCRSVGREADEAAMKRKIVVVEEIVEVKQVIRPEDAGEQPAPPPAQPEEEEEEELDLDVLEELAIERAFFAATLPGSRVRGASPEGTWDHSLDEPEEKTWPHFIEAGIPPFFEVWEVLGRVLAEGSSVAPPHCRAVISGAIPDCLPNEIMQTCRHSSEVGLFAEIQPRLFPAETLWCVSQRLHTGSGAPSSVMGLD; this is encoded by the exons ATGGTGGCTGGAATGCTGATGCCCATGCGGGAACTGAGGGCCATCTATGAGATCCTGTTTCGAGATGGTGTCATGGTGGCCAAGAAGGACAAGAGGCCTCAGACCATGCACCCTGAGCTGGAAGGTGTGAGAAACCTACAAGTCATCCGAGCCATGGTGTCTCTCAAGTCTCGGGGCTATGTGAAGGAGACATTTGTCTGGAGACATTTCTACTGGTACCTGACCAATGAGGGCATTGTGTACCTGCGTGACTACCTCCACCTGCCCCCTGAGATTGTCCCCGCCTCCCTGCAAAGGATGAAGAAGCCCGTCGCCACCATGGCCTTTGGCCACCGGGGTGCACATGTCCAATCTGTGGACGGTCCTACATCTTATGTTCCCAAACCAGGACGCCGGGGCGAGGCGGAGAGCCAAGAGTCTCTGACTGAGCGTCACGGCTACCGCCATACGACGATGGGTCCCGGAGAAAAAGAGAGCTCCTCTGACAGCACCCCCAGGTTTAGGGGTCGCCCTCTGGCTGCAGAGCCAGTCAGGCCCAAAGCATCATGGGAGGTGGAGGACCAGCCTCAGCCTCTGTTAAGTAGTCGAGGGAGCAGCTTTAGAAGTGAGGCAGCGGTGGTAGAGGAGAGCAAAGTGAGAAGATTCTCTCGCCAGCATCCCGATGGGAGCAGTGAGCGGTCAGCAGCAACATCACAGGAGAGAAGAGTGTCTGAAGTCCAGAAGGAGAGGCCACCGACGTCGGTCCAGGTGGAGAGAGCAGCGTGGAAACAGGACGCGCCGCAGACCTCTCTGTCATCAGTGTCTTCCAAGACGGCTCTACCATTCACCAGAGCTTCAGGTGGTGCGACATCAAAGAATCCAGCTCAACCCTCCTCTCCGAAAACAAATAAAGAGGAGCTCACGATCGCTGATGAACAGGTGTCCACGAAGcctggttatgttgtaacaagcATCTCAGCTATCACAACTCTTCCTGACGCAGAGATCAAAGAGGAGAAGACACTAAAGGTGGCCATGGATCCAATGAGACCTGCAGAGGTCAAGGCAACAGCTGAAACAGCAAATTATAAAGCAAAGCCCCAAACGGTTGAAACAATGGCCGCTGCTGCGAAAAACACCGCCACAAAACCTGCCAATAAAGATGTCAAGGAAGAGAAGACTAAAAAGGTGATTGTTGATCCAGTTAAATCTTCAGAGGTCAAGGCTTCAGCTAAAACAGCCACTGATGACATGAAGGTTCAGGCAGTTATCACAAAGGTTTCTGCTCAGGAAACCTCCAAACTCCATGCTGCCACTTCCACTTCCACCACTGTTATCACACAACTAGTCACAAATGAGTTCAAGGAAGAGAAGACTAAAGAGACAATTGTTGATCCAGTTAAATCTTCAGAGGTCAAGGCTTCAGCTAAAACAGCCACTCATTACATGAAGGCCCAGACAGTTAGTACAGTGTCTGCTGTTCAGGAAACCTCCAAACTCTCTGCTGCCACTTCCACTTCCACCACTGTCATCACACAACCTGCCAATAAAGATGTCAAGGAAGAGAAGACGAAAAAAGTGATCGTTGATCCAGTTAAATCTGCAGAGGTCAAGGCTTCAGCTAAAACAGAAACTGATGACATGAAGGCCCAGCCAGTTATCACAAAAGCTTCAGCTCAGGAAACCTCCAAACTCTCTGCTGCTACTTCCAATTCCACCACTGTCTTCACACAACTAGTGACAAAAGATGCAAATGAAGAGAGGACAAAAAAGATAATTGTTGATCCAGTTAAATCTTCAGAGGTCAAGGCTACAGCTAAAACAGCCACTGATGACATGAAGGCCCAGACAGTAAGTACTGTGCCTGCTGCTCAGGAGACCTTCAAGCTCCTTTCTGCCATTTCCACTTCCACTTCCGCCACTGTCATCACAAAACCTGTCAATAAAGATGTCAAGGAAAAGAAAACTACTAAGGTGATTGTTGATCCAGTTAAATCTTCAGAGGTCAAGGCTTCAGCTAAAACAGCCACTGATGACATGAAGGCCCAGACAGTTATCGCAAAGGCTTCAGCTCAGGAAACCTCCAAACTCTCTGCTGCCACCTCCACTTCCACCACTGTCATCACACAACTAGTGACAAAAGATGTCACGGAAGAGAAGACTAAAAAGGTGATTATTGATTCAGAGGTCAAGGTTTCCGCTAAAACAGCCACTGATGACATGAAGGCCCAGACAGTTATCGCAAAGGCTTCAGCTCAGGAAACCTCCAAACTCTCTGCTGCCACCTCCACTTCCACCACTGTCATCACACAACTAGTGACAAAAGATGTCACGGAAGAGAAGACTAAAAAGGTGATTATTGATTCAGAGGTCAAGGTTTCCGCTAAAACAGCCACTGATGACATGAAGGCCCAGACAGTTATCGCAAAGGCTTCAGCTCAAGAAACCTCCAAACTCTCTGCTGCCACTTCCACTTCCACCACTGTCATAACAAAACTAGTCAAAAAAGATGCAAATGAAGAGAGGACAAAAAAGACGATTGTTGGTCCAGTTAAATCGTCAGAGGTCAAGGCTTCAGCTAAAACCACAACTGATGACATGAAGGCCCAGACAGTTATCGCAAAGGCTTCAGCTCAGGAAACCTCCAAACTCTCTGCTGCCACCTCCACTTTCACCACTGTCATCACACAACTAGTGACAAAAGATGTCACGGAAGAGAAGACTAAACAGGTGATTGTTTATCCAGTTAAACCTGCAGAGGTCAAAGCTACAGCTCAAACAGCCACTGATGACATGAAGGCCCATCCCGGTATTACAGTGCCTGCTGCTCAGGAAACCTCCAAATTCCCTGCTGCCACTCCCATCCCTGTCATCACAACACACGTCAAAGGAGAGAAGCCTAGAAGAGCAAAGGTTAATGAGGAACCAGTTAAACCGGCAGAACCGAAGGCCCCAGTTGAAGTCAAAATGGATGTTGAGAGGGCCAAGACAACTGCTCAAGTAACTGTCAACCAGGAGTCCACCAAACCACAGCCCAGCAGTACCACCAGTGAGGCAGTGAAGGAGATCTCTAAAGTAAAAGAGACCCAGGAGACCACCAAACCACAGCCCAGCAGTACCATCAGTGAGGCAGTGAAGGAGATCTCTAAAGTAAAAGAGACTCAGGAGACCACCAAACCACAGCCCAGCAGTACCACCAGTGAGGCAGTGAAGGAGATCTCTAAAGTAAAAGAGACCCAGGAGACCACCAAACCACAGCCCAGCAGTACCAGCAGTGAGGCAGTGAAGGAGATCTCTAAAGTAAAAGAGACCAAGGAGACCACCAAACCACAGCCCAGCAGTACCACCAGTGAGGCAGTGAAGGAGATCtctaaagtaaaagtcacccaggagaccaccaAACCACAGCCTAGCAGTACCACCAGTGATGCAGTGAAGGAGATCTCTAAAGTAAAAGAGACACAGGAGTCCACCAAACCACAGCCCAGCAGTACCACCAGCGAGGCAGTGAAGGAGATCTCTAAAGTAAAAGAGACCCAGGAGACCACCAAACCACAGCCTAGCAGGACCATCAGCGAGGCAGTGAAGGAGATCTCTAAAGTAAAAGTGACCCAGGAGACCACCAAACCACAGCCTAGCAGTACCACCAGTGAGGCAGTGAAGGAGATCTCTAAAGTAAAAGTGACCCAGGAGACCACCAAACCACAGCCCAGCAGTACCTTAAGCGAGGCAGTGACGGAGATCtctaaagtaaaagtcacccaggagaccaccaAACCACAGCCTAGCAGTACCACCAGTGAGGCAGTGAAGGAGATCTCTAAAGTAAAAGAGACCCAGGAGACCACCAAACCACAGCCCAGCAGTACCTTAAGCGAGGCAGTGAAGGAGATCTCTAAAGTAAAAGAGACCAAGGAGACCACCAAACCACAGCCCAGCAGTAGCACCAGCGAGGCAGTGAAGGAGATCtctaaagtaaaagtcacccaggagaccactAAACCACAACCTAGCAGTACCACCAGTGAGGCAGTGAAGGAGATCtctaaagtaaaagtcacccaggagaccaccaAACCACAACCTAGCAGTACCACCAGTGATGCAGTGAAGGAGATCTCTAAAGTAAAAGAGACCCAGGAGACCACCAAACCACAGCCCAGCAGTACCACCAGTGAGGCAGTGAAGGAGATCtctaaagtaaaagtcacccaggagaccaccaAACCACAGCCCAGCAGTACCTTAAGCGAGGCAGTGAAGGAGATCtctaaagtaaaagtcacccaggagaccaccaAACCACAACCTAGCAGTACCACCAGTGAGGCAGTGAAGGAGATCTCTAAAGTAAAAGTGACCCAGGAGACCACCAAACCACAGCCCAGCAGTACCTTAAGCGAGGCAGTGAAGGAGATCTCTAAAGTAAAAGAGACCAAGGAGACCACCAAACCACAGCCCAGCAGTACCACCAGTGAGGCAGTGAAGGAGATCTCTAAAGTAAAAGAGACCCAGGAGACCACCAAACCACAGCCCAGCAGTACCACCAGCGAGGCAGTGAAGGAGATCtctaaagtaaaagtcacccaggagaccactAAACCACAACCTAGCAGTACCACCAGTGATGCAGTGAAGGAGATCTCTAGAGTAAAAGAGACCCAGGAGACCACCAAACCACAACCTAGCAGTACCACCAGTGATGCAGTGAAGGAGATCTCTAAAGTAAAAGAGACCCAGGAGACCACCAAACCACAGCCCAGCAGTACAACCAGCGAGGCAGTGAAGGAGATCTCTAAAGTAAAAGTGACCCAGGAGACCACCAAACCACAGCCCAGCAGTACCTTAAGCGAGGCAGTTAAGGAGATCTCTAAAGTAAAAGAGACCCAGGAGACCACCAAACCACAGCCCAGCAGTACCTTAAGCGAGGCAGTGAAGGAGATCTCTAAAGTAAAAGAGACCCAGGAGTCCACCAAACCACAGCCCAGCATTACCACCAGTGAGGCAGTGAAGGAGATCTCTAAAGTAAAAGAGACCCAGGAGACCACCAAACCACAGCCCAGCAGTACCACCAGCAAGGCAGTGAAGGAGATCTCTAAAGTAAAAGTGACCCAGGAGACCACCAAACCACAGCCCAGCAGTACCTTAAGCGAGGCAGTGAAGGAGATCTCTAAAGTAAAAGAGACCCAGGAGTCCACCAAACCACAGCCCAGCATTACCACCAGTGAGGCAGTGAAGGAGATCTCTAAAGTAAAAGAGACCCAGGAGACCACCAAACCACAGCCCAGCAGTACCACCAGCAAGGCAGTGAAGGAGATCtctaaagtaaaagtcacccaggagaccaccaAACCACAGCCTAGCAGTACCACCAGCGAGGCAGTGAAGGAGATCTCTAAAGTAAAAGAGACACAGGAGTCCACCAAACCACAGCCCAGCAGTACCACCAGCGAGGCAGTGAAGGAGATCTCTAAAGTAAAAGTGACCCAGGAGACCACCAAACCACAGCCCAGCAGTACCTTAAGCGAGGCAGTGAAGGAGATCTCTAAAGTAAAAGAGACACAGGAGTCCACCAAACCACAGCCCAGCAGTACCTTAAGCGAGGCAGTGAAGGAGATCTCTAAAGTAAAAGTGACCCAGGAGACCACCAAACCACAGCCCAGCAGTACCACCAgtgagacagtgaaggagatctCTAAAGTAAAAGTGACCCAGGAGACCACCAAACCACAGCCTAGCAGTACCACCAGTGAGGCAGTGAAGGAGATCTCTAAAGTAAAAGTGACCCAGGAGACCACCAAACCACAGCCCAGCAGTACCTTAAGCGAGGCAGTGAAGGAGATCTCTAAAGTAAAAGAGACCCAGGAGATCACCAAACCACAGCCCAGCAGTACAACCAgtgagacagtgaaggagatctCTAAAGTAAAAGAGACCCAGGAGACCACCAAACCACAGCCTAGCAGTACCACCAgcgagacagtgaaggagatctCTAAAGTAAACGTCACCCAGGAGCCCGTTGGGACCAAAGTGACTTCACTGAATCTCTCATCAAAGCCCAAAACTGATGAAGCTCCCCAGAAAACCACGACG AAAGACGAACACACAGAGCCAGAAGAGGTGCTTAAAGTCTCCGTGCAGGGTGTCACACCCCCTCAACTCA AGAACGCTGCAGAGGAATCTTCAAAGGGTAAAAAGaaagggagggggaagaagCCGGCTCAGGCAGCGGCATCAGACACCGTAAACACAAAGCCTGTGTTTTCGGCTTCGGCCTGCCCTGACATTACGCCGTCGCCCAAGGGCACTGTTAAAGACGGCCGTGTCACCACCTCCGAAGTGCCTGAACTGAGCGTTTCTGCAGAGAAGACCCCCGAAAGAATGTGCAATGTGCAGCAGGAAGCCGGgcaggcagcagcagcggcggcagcagctgTGGTCTGTGAGGCCCCGGCAGACAAAGGGGAGGTGGAGCCACCGGGGCTCTCTGCAGGAAAAGTCAAGCGGGAGGTTCCGAAAGCAAAAACTTCCTCCACTGCGAGGGAAGCGCCCGCAGTCGGAGGATTTGCGTCAGCGGCGAGAGCGGAGGCAGAGGCAGAGGCAGCTGCAGCTCAAACACGGGCCGGCCCACTTGGCAAGCGACAGGAGCCTCCCAGAGTTGCACAACGTTCAGCCCGTCAGGCAGCAGAGCGCAGCACAGAGAAAAGCCTCTCTTTGGTCGAGGCCTCGCAGCAGAAGGgagagacgaagaagaagaaggagaaggactcGGCGGAGGACACACCCTCTGCCACCGCCACACCCGCCGCAGCCGCTGCCAAGCTTGACCAGCTTCGCCTATCGGACACCTGCCGGTCAGTCGGCCGCGAGGCAGACGAAGCCGCCATGAAGAGGAAAATCGTAGTGGTTGAGGAGATCGTGGAGGTGAAGCAGGTCATTCGTCCAGAGGACGCCGGGGAGCAGcccgctcctccacctgcacaacccgaggaggaggaggaggaggaactggaCCTGGATGTTCTGGAAGAACTCGCCATAGAGCGGGCGTTTTTTGCGGCGACGCTGCCGGGGTCCAGGGTGCGAGGGGCCTCACCTGAGGGAACCTGGGACCACTCGCTGGACGAGCCAGAGGAGAAGACATGGCCACACTTCATTGAAG CTGGGATCCCACCTTTCTTTGAAGTGTGGGAGGTCTTAGGTCGGGTGCTCGCTGAGGGCTCTTCTGTCGCCCCTCCGCATTGCCGC GCGGTAATCTCCGGGGCTATCCCCGACTGTTTGCCCAATGAGATTATGCAGACCTGCAGACATTCCAGCGAGGTGGGGCTGTTTGCTGAGATTCAGCCTCGCCTCTTCCCCGCAGAGACGCTGTGGTGTGTGAGCCAGAGGCTTCACACAGGGAG CGGCGCCCCGAGCAGCGTCATGGGTCTGgattga